The genomic window GCAGGGACCGAAATCCCCGTCAACGCTGTTATTGAAGTTGCCGGACCTGCCAATCCTTATGTCAGCCGGGGTGGGCTAAAACTGGAAAAGGCCATAAGTTATTTTGGGATTAAGTTTGAAGGTAAGACAGTGGTAGATATCGGGGCATCAACAGGAGGTTTTACAGATTGTGCGCTCAAGAATGGCGCAGTCAAAGTATATGCCATTGATGTAGGCTATGGGCAGCTTGACTGGAAACTTAGACAACACCCCAGGGTCGTTAATTTTGAACGCAGCAATATCAGGTATTTTGATACCGCTCTGTTGGGCGAAACCCCGGACATTGTAACAGTAGACGTGGCTTTTATCTCCCTTGTGCTGGTACTGCCCAAAATATCGGAAATTCTGCAGACCGGCGGTGAGGCTGTTGTCCTGATAAAGCCCCAGTTTGAAGCAGGCCGGGATAAGGTAGGCAAAAAGGGAGTAGTCAGGGATCCGGACATTCATAAAGAGGTTATCATAAAGGTGCTGGAAAAGGCTGTGAGCTTAGGTTTCAGGATTAATAGCCTGACTTATTCCCCCATTAAAGGACCTGAGGGAAATATTGAATACCTGGCATACCTATCAAAGGATGACGCGCAGGTTAATCAAACCGCCGAGGAATTAAAGATTTTGGCAACCAGAACCGTAGATGAAGCAGGGTGCACGTTTTTCTAACATATTTCTAATAATTGTTTCAAGATATAACAGGAAATTGAAAAATATTGGCGAATATTTACATAGTTGCATTTTAACCTGTACGCACACAGGGGGGTGGGCGACTTGCGTTATTCCAATTTTAAAATAAGTGATGTTACTCTGAAGATTCTGATGGGATATCTGGGTGTAGTCATAATGCTTACATTGGTTATGATTGTTGCTGATACCAATATGGCCAGGATTCAGCAGGCTATTGATGACAGTACATATAAGTTTCTGCCTCAGGTAAATATTGCCGGCAGCATTAAATCTATTGTGCAGGAACAGCAGATGCTGACCCGGGATTTTACTGTTGGCAATAAGAACATCAAAGAAAAGTACCGGGAACTGGACAGGCAGTTTAAAGCAAAGATAACCGAGTTTGAAGATATGATAGGCAGTGACCCTCGGGATGAAGCGACTCTGAAAAGCCTTAATAGAGTAAAAAGAGAACATGATAACTTTAATCTGGTGGCTAATCATATTTTTAAATATGAGGAGGCCGGACGGGATAATCTGGTTGACACCCTTTGGGGAAATTACCGGTTGGCGGGAAACAAAATGATTGAAACAGCCAATCAACTGGTTGAAGGGACCCAGAAACAGGCCACTGAAGCCCAAGAGAAAAGTCGGACCATCCTGCTGACTTCGCGCAGCATCATGTATTCAATTGCAGTAGTTGCCATTATCGGGTGTTTTACCCTTACATTCATAACCTCAAAGAATATTACCGCACCGCTGATGAATCTGGTTCGGGTTTCCAGAAACATTGCGGAAGGTGACCTGACCCAGAAGATAAGGGATAACTCCATTGGAGAATTTAGTGAACTGGCCAAGTCGTTTAACATTATGGTGGATAACCTCAGGGCAATAATTGAGCGGATTGTTGACTGGAGCAGGGAAATTGCTTCTGCCAGTGAAGCCTTTGCATCACATACCCAACAGAGCGCTGCAGCCTACACAAAAATCGACCGTTCTATTAATGACGTATCTGAGGGTGCCAAACAACAGGCTAATGGAATTGCAGAGCTGCAGGCATCTGCAGAAACGGCTATGGAGGCAATCAACAACATCAATCTTAGTATTCAGATGATTGACCGAACTACGGCATCGGCAGCCGATATGGCCCAAAAGGGCGGTGGTTCAGTCAGGGCGGCTATTGAACAAATGAACCTGATTGAACAGAAGGTAGATCACCTGTCATTGGATGTCAAAACACTGGTGAGTGATGTTAATAAAATTTCAGAGATTATTGATATGATCTCCGGGTTTGCCAAGCAGACAAATCTTCTGGCTCTAAATGCGGCGATTGAGGCAGCGAGGGCAGGAAAACAGGGAAAGGGCTTTGCGGTTGTTGCCGAAGAAATCCGCAAACTGGCTTCCGGTTCCGGACAGCTGGTAGAAAAGATACGCCAGATTATAGCCCAGATTCAAAAACGATCTAAGGATGCTGTCTTATCAATGGATGAAGGCCGGGAGGTTGTTGCAGCCGGTACAGTTGTTATCAATGATGCCGGAGAAATACTTACAGAAATAATTGAGGCTGTCCATACCGCATCTGAACAGACCAGGGAAGTGGTTAATAACACCCAGCAGATAACTGTCAGCAGTCAGTATATCGTCCAGGAAGTTACTGAAAACAGTAAGATATCAAAGAAAACCGTAATGACATCCCAGGAAATGTCGGAACTGGTGATCGCCCAATCTAAAGCCGTTATTGAATTCTTTGATGCAGCCAACAGTCTGGCCGGTATGGTACATCAACTGCAAGAAGCGGTTTCCAAGTTTAATGTTAATCGCGAAGATACCTTTGATTCTTGAGAGGGGGGAACATTGTGAAATCTAAATTCGCAGTATTATTGTTAATTATTGTATTAGCAATTGTTTTGGCCGGTTGCTTACAGAGGGAAGGAAACCAGGATGATAAGGAGCCGGTGAGGGCCAAGGTTACAGAGGCACAGGTAAAAGAGTTCCAACAGAACAAGCAAAAGAACCGGGTGGATATATATATACCTATTAAAGAGCAGTATGCTACCAGCAGCCATGTAGAATCACTTCCCAGCCTGCTGGAGAGCGATCATGCAACTGCTGAATGTTACCAGTGCCATGCTGCGGAATATTTCCTGGCCCCTCCTGACCAGAAACCTGATATTGCGGGTGTGAAGCTTTCAATAACCTGTGCTGTCTGTCATGTTTTGACCCAGAGTGAGTTTAAGCTCAGATTAGATCCTTTGGAAACGTGCACTTCCTGCCATAATGCCACAAAAGAAATTGTGGCAGGTGAAGTAGTCCACCATCCCCAGAAAGAGATGTTTCTGGGTTATGGCGCTGTCGGTGTACCGGTAATTCCAGATTCAAAATATAAAGCAGGGCTTACCTGCATAGAATGTCATATGCCCAATGAGGCCCATAGCTTTGAAGGCAAAACTCCGGCGGAAGCTTTAAAGGAACATACCGAGAGTATTTGTGTTATGTGTCATGCTGATCAGTCTGAAGAGGAATTTGCCAAAGAGGTTGCCAAAATGCAGCTGCAGATTGAGAAGAATTGTGAGGATCTGGAGAACAAACTGGCAGAGTCAAAGAAGAAGCTGGATATCCGGAGAAGCCAGGGTATTCAGGTGGATCCGGCCCGGGAAGTATACAACGTGGTCTATACCAATCTATCATTTGTTGTCGCTGACGGAAGCAAGGGAATTCACAACTTCGACTATTCCACCAAAATCCTTGATTATACACAAAAAAGATACCAGGAGCTGGAAAACCTTTTGAAATAAAAAAACGGGACTGCCTTTTGGCAGTCCCGTTTTTTATACGCTTGTCTTCGTTTTGGTAGGAAACTGTATTGTCATTTCGTGATTAGCTTCATCTTTATAGGTTAGTGTCTCAGGTATCGAATCTTTTTTGAGTTCAAATAACAGCAGCCCGCCTCCCCGATAATCCGGAGGGAGGACTACCTCCTTGAAGGCCGATTTACTGGTTATCTTCTGGGTAAGTTCCTGTGAATACTTATACTCAGCGCCATCTAATGTTTTTAAGGTCACAAAATTCGGAGAAATGGGTACATTATCTTTAGAAACATTTTCAATGGCTACCAGGATACTTACTACGTCATAACCATCTTTGGTACCGATATTCATGGCAGTGAGGGAACGAATCTCCTTACTGACTGACATTTTAAATTCATTATCTTCAGCGGTAAGGTGTGCAGTATCTGCCTTATCTTCTGTATCAGGTGCGGGCGGGGGATTCTTTGTTTCGGTTTTTCCACAGCCGGCAAAGACTAGAATTAAAGAGCACAGCAGCAAAGTAAACAGTTTTTTCATAGGACATCTCCTTTATCTGTATATTATTCAGTTTTGTCGGGAGTTATAATACCGCAATACGGATATTTATATTCGACAGATGTTTCTATTATCCTTGAAAGAAACAATAATTTTTTTACGACAGGAGTTCAGTTTTTTCTGTAGAATTATTTATCCCGAGGGGGAAAACAATGGACTGTATTGGAATTATCTTGAACCTGGAAAAACCTGAAGCAGAAACAATTACCAAAAATATAGTCAGATGGCTGGAGCAGCATGGCAAAAAAGTAATTGTTTCCGGAGTCGGTTCTTTTTGTGCCGGAACTAATTATACAGTTTACTCTGAGGACGACCTTGCCGGAAAGGCTGACTGTATTATTGTGTTGGGTGGGGATGGCACTCTGCTGAACACAGCCAGAAATACCTCCGTAAGAGGCATTCCCCTTTTTGGGGTCAACCTTGGTCAGTTGGGGTTCCTCACTGAAATCGAACTTCCTGACATTACCCCCGCACTGGATAAATTAATTTCGGGAAACTACCTCATTGAAGAGAGAATGATGATTCAGGCCACTGTTATCAGGAAGGGTAAGGAAATAAGTAAATTTTACGGCCTGAATGACGCTGTGATAACCAAAGGCGCTTTTGCCAGGATTATCCGCCTGAAGACCTATGTAAATCATGAATTTGTTGATATATTTCCTGCGGACGGACTTATAGTTTCCACACCGACCGGTTCAACCGCATATTCTTTGTCTGCAGGAGGTCCGCTGGTAGCCCCGAACCTGGAATTGATGATAGTAACACCTATTTGCCCACACACCCTTTATTCCAGGCCAATGGTAATTGATAAGAACAGTATTGTCAAAGTTGAACTGCAGGATACTCAGGCAGAAGTAATGCTTACAATGGACGGGCAGAGCGGCTTGCGGCTGGAACCTTTTGATGATGTAATAGTACAGAGAGCGCCTTTTAATGCAAAATTTATGAAATTGAACCAGCGGGGTTTTTACGAGATTTTGCGGACCAAGCTGAAAGAGGGCGGGAACACGGATGTTTAACCTTTTTAGGAGTACGGTGAACATTGCTCATGGTTACCTGAAAACTGTCGTCAAGCCTGGAGGGGTGGCAGTTGATGCCACAGTGGGCAATGGCAGTGACACCCTGTTCTTGGCCGGACTGGTGGGTTTAAACGGCAGGGTTTACGGGTTTGATATCCAGCCGGAAGCAATCAGAAGAACTACTGAGGCGGTAATTGAGAATGGGTATTCAGAGCTAGTGAAACTTTTTGAGCAGGGTCATGAAAACATGGGTGATTTCATTAATGAACCTGTTGATGCTGTTGTTTTTAATTTGGGTTACCTTCCGGGAGGCGACCACAACATTGTTACGGCTCCAGAGACAACACTCACGGGAGTAATAGCTGGCCTCAACCTGCTTAAACCGGGTGGGGTTATGTGTATTGTTATGTATACCGGGCATTCCGGCGGCCCTGAAGAGCAGGAACGGCTGGAGTCCTATCTGAGGCATTTGGATAAAAAACTATATTATGTCTGTAAAATAGATTTCCTTAACCGGAATAAAGCCCCATTCCTGTTAGTTGTGGAAAAGGCTTCTGAGGTTTCCATGGGAGGATTGAAATGAAAACAGAGCGACACCGGAAAATATTAGAGATAATCCAAAAAGATATTATTGAAACACAGGAAGAGTTAGCTGCTGAGTTGAAACGGCAGGGTTTTCAGGTGACTCAGGCTACGGTATCCAGGGATATAAAGGAACTTCGGCTGGTAAAGGCGGCATCCGGGGCTGATTGTTACCGATATGCGCTGCCGGGTGAAGGTATATTTAGCGGCGCTCCCCGTAAAATCAATTGGATTTTCAGGGATTCCGTCACGCACATAGATCACAGTGAAAATATTATTGTAGTGAAAACTACTCCGGGCGCCGCCCAGCCTGTGGCGCT from Phosphitispora fastidiosa includes these protein-coding regions:
- a CDS encoding TlyA family RNA methyltransferase, yielding MSGKKRLDVLLLDKGLFPSREKAKSSIMAGLIMVDGQRVDKAGTEIPVNAVIEVAGPANPYVSRGGLKLEKAISYFGIKFEGKTVVDIGASTGGFTDCALKNGAVKVYAIDVGYGQLDWKLRQHPRVVNFERSNIRYFDTALLGETPDIVTVDVAFISLVLVLPKISEILQTGGEAVVLIKPQFEAGRDKVGKKGVVRDPDIHKEVIIKVLEKAVSLGFRINSLTYSPIKGPEGNIEYLAYLSKDDAQVNQTAEELKILATRTVDEAGCTFF
- a CDS encoding methyl-accepting chemotaxis protein gives rise to the protein MRYSNFKISDVTLKILMGYLGVVIMLTLVMIVADTNMARIQQAIDDSTYKFLPQVNIAGSIKSIVQEQQMLTRDFTVGNKNIKEKYRELDRQFKAKITEFEDMIGSDPRDEATLKSLNRVKREHDNFNLVANHIFKYEEAGRDNLVDTLWGNYRLAGNKMIETANQLVEGTQKQATEAQEKSRTILLTSRSIMYSIAVVAIIGCFTLTFITSKNITAPLMNLVRVSRNIAEGDLTQKIRDNSIGEFSELAKSFNIMVDNLRAIIERIVDWSREIASASEAFASHTQQSAAAYTKIDRSINDVSEGAKQQANGIAELQASAETAMEAINNINLSIQMIDRTTASAADMAQKGGGSVRAAIEQMNLIEQKVDHLSLDVKTLVSDVNKISEIIDMISGFAKQTNLLALNAAIEAARAGKQGKGFAVVAEEIRKLASGSGQLVEKIRQIIAQIQKRSKDAVLSMDEGREVVAAGTVVINDAGEILTEIIEAVHTASEQTREVVNNTQQITVSSQYIVQEVTENSKISKKTVMTSQEMSELVIAQSKAVIEFFDAANSLAGMVHQLQEAVSKFNVNREDTFDS
- a CDS encoding ammonia-forming cytochrome c nitrite reductase subunit c552 → MKSKFAVLLLIIVLAIVLAGCLQREGNQDDKEPVRAKVTEAQVKEFQQNKQKNRVDIYIPIKEQYATSSHVESLPSLLESDHATAECYQCHAAEYFLAPPDQKPDIAGVKLSITCAVCHVLTQSEFKLRLDPLETCTSCHNATKEIVAGEVVHHPQKEMFLGYGAVGVPVIPDSKYKAGLTCIECHMPNEAHSFEGKTPAEALKEHTESICVMCHADQSEEEFAKEVAKMQLQIEKNCEDLENKLAESKKKLDIRRSQGIQVDPAREVYNVVYTNLSFVVADGSKGIHNFDYSTKILDYTQKRYQELENLLK
- a CDS encoding DUF4352 domain-containing protein, whose product is MKKLFTLLLCSLILVFAGCGKTETKNPPPAPDTEDKADTAHLTAEDNEFKMSVSKEIRSLTAMNIGTKDGYDVVSILVAIENVSKDNVPISPNFVTLKTLDGAEYKYSQELTQKITSKSAFKEVVLPPDYRGGGLLLFELKKDSIPETLTYKDEANHEMTIQFPTKTKTSV
- a CDS encoding NAD(+)/NADH kinase, with product MDCIGIILNLEKPEAETITKNIVRWLEQHGKKVIVSGVGSFCAGTNYTVYSEDDLAGKADCIIVLGGDGTLLNTARNTSVRGIPLFGVNLGQLGFLTEIELPDITPALDKLISGNYLIEERMMIQATVIRKGKEISKFYGLNDAVITKGAFARIIRLKTYVNHEFVDIFPADGLIVSTPTGSTAYSLSAGGPLVAPNLELMIVTPICPHTLYSRPMVIDKNSIVKVELQDTQAEVMLTMDGQSGLRLEPFDDVIVQRAPFNAKFMKLNQRGFYEILRTKLKEGGNTDV
- a CDS encoding class I SAM-dependent methyltransferase, translated to MFNLFRSTVNIAHGYLKTVVKPGGVAVDATVGNGSDTLFLAGLVGLNGRVYGFDIQPEAIRRTTEAVIENGYSELVKLFEQGHENMGDFINEPVDAVVFNLGYLPGGDHNIVTAPETTLTGVIAGLNLLKPGGVMCIVMYTGHSGGPEEQERLESYLRHLDKKLYYVCKIDFLNRNKAPFLLVVEKASEVSMGGLK
- the argR gene encoding arginine repressor — encoded protein: MKTERHRKILEIIQKDIIETQEELAAELKRQGFQVTQATVSRDIKELRLVKAASGADCYRYALPGEGIFSGAPRKINWIFRDSVTHIDHSENIIVVKTTPGAAQPVALAVDTEGWDEVIGTVAGDDTVMVIVKPKSAVNAVLDRFSSYLK